Proteins encoded together in one Deinococcus ruber window:
- a CDS encoding DUF3084 domain-containing protein: MLLAFLAFVVLLAGFVAYAADNIARRTGRSHLRLFGLRPKTTALIVAVASGMVISLASMLAFFALNRQAIRNIEQADVLRKELTGLKRDVKTVQSDLTAAQQERDSANTRAEQARMENLKARGELLVARKELDTAQRATGALRTQALQLKTQTETLQTRVEALTALKTRLEAQATQNQLTLTASQTRLQEAQMRASDLNTQLAEVQRKIAALDAQNIQAQNRARNAQERVTDLQAQLVKLDTARASVVLERDTAAEQRNEAQALAQAARAQAVQASAQTRQAQAQADQATTQAAQARAQTTQAQAQTTQARTQLQQAQAKLQQAQLQGQQAQAQTTQTQAQLKQVQAKLQQAQAQVDQASAQSKQAQAQAAQAQIQAQQAQAQAQAAQAQRDALSKQRDSISRDVANLKQTVTDLQGQAMALKNDNDTLRRSLSSSQASVKSLEDEYSRATTELSASRNTELSYTKNSIVYGGVVPTVRNLDSFLEQAGVAASIRGARGTPPVLLAPSSRSSLEATLRGLNTSTFVLCRAASNAAAGFQVDLACDARENALLYPRGSVIRQTTVSLQSGEENLRSQVQDLVQDAFVDLTHRGVPPEYVLNGNSGLNTDALYALLTKLAARGGNSAVIAVMPRSDVKPGSRVDLYADVLP, from the coding sequence ATGCTGCTCGCATTTCTCGCATTCGTGGTGCTGTTGGCGGGCTTCGTTGCCTACGCCGCCGACAACATCGCGCGGCGAACCGGACGCAGCCATCTGCGGCTGTTCGGACTGCGCCCCAAGACCACCGCGCTGATCGTGGCAGTGGCGTCGGGCATGGTCATCAGTCTGGCGAGCATGCTGGCCTTTTTCGCCCTGAATCGGCAGGCGATCCGTAACATCGAACAGGCCGACGTACTCCGCAAAGAGCTGACCGGCCTGAAACGCGACGTAAAAACCGTACAGAGCGACCTGACGGCGGCACAACAGGAACGCGACAGCGCCAACACCCGCGCCGAGCAGGCCCGCATGGAGAACCTGAAGGCCAGGGGCGAACTGCTGGTGGCCCGCAAGGAACTCGATACGGCGCAGCGTGCCACCGGAGCGCTGAGAACCCAGGCGCTGCAACTGAAAACACAGACCGAGACGCTGCAAACACGTGTCGAGGCGCTGACGGCTCTGAAAACCCGGCTGGAAGCGCAGGCCACCCAGAACCAGCTCACCCTCACGGCCTCGCAGACGCGGCTGCAAGAAGCGCAGATGCGGGCCAGCGACCTGAACACCCAGCTTGCCGAGGTGCAGCGCAAGATCGCGGCGCTCGATGCCCAGAATATTCAGGCACAGAACCGCGCCCGGAATGCCCAGGAACGTGTGACCGACCTTCAGGCACAGCTCGTCAAACTGGATACCGCACGTGCCAGTGTGGTGCTGGAGCGCGACACGGCAGCCGAGCAGCGCAACGAGGCGCAGGCACTGGCACAGGCGGCCCGCGCTCAGGCGGTGCAGGCGAGCGCCCAGACCCGGCAGGCACAGGCGCAGGCAGACCAGGCCACCACGCAGGCAGCTCAGGCACGGGCGCAGACCACCCAGGCGCAGGCACAGACCACGCAGGCCAGAACACAACTTCAGCAGGCACAGGCAAAACTGCAACAGGCACAGCTTCAGGGGCAGCAGGCGCAGGCACAGACCACCCAGACGCAGGCACAGCTGAAGCAGGTGCAGGCGAAACTTCAACAGGCGCAGGCGCAGGTCGATCAGGCCAGCGCACAGTCGAAGCAGGCACAGGCGCAGGCGGCACAGGCCCAGATTCAGGCACAGCAGGCACAGGCCCAGGCCCAGGCGGCACAGGCCCAGCGTGACGCCCTGAGCAAACAGCGCGACAGCATCAGCCGCGACGTAGCCAACCTGAAGCAGACGGTGACCGACCTCCAGGGACAGGCGATGGCGCTGAAGAACGACAACGACACCCTGAGGCGCAGTCTGAGCAGTTCGCAGGCCAGTGTGAAAAGCCTGGAAGACGAATACAGCCGCGCCACCACCGAGCTGAGTGCCAGCCGCAACACCGAACTGAGCTACACCAAAAACAGCATCGTGTACGGCGGGGTGGTGCCGACCGTTCGCAACCTCGACAGCTTTCTGGAGCAGGCTGGCGTGGCAGCGTCCATCAGGGGCGCACGCGGCACACCCCCGGTGCTGCTGGCTCCGTCCTCGCGCAGCAGTCTGGAAGCCACCCTGCGCGGCCTGAACACCAGCACCTTCGTGCTGTGCCGCGCCGCTTCCAACGCTGCCGCAGGCTTCCAGGTCGATCTGGCCTGTGACGCCCGCGAGAATGCGCTGCTCTACCCACGTGGCAGCGTCATCCGTCAGACTACCGTGAGCCTTCAGAGCGGTGAGGAGAACCTGCGGTCGCAGGTGCAGGACCTCGTGCAGGACGCTTTCGTCGATCTGACACACCGGGGCGTGCCGCCAGAGTACGTGCTGAACGGCAACAGTGGCCTGAACACCGACGCGCTGTATGCCCTCCTGACCAAACTGGCGGCACGCGGCGGCAACAGCGCCGTTATCGCCGTGATGCCCAGAAGCGACGTGAAACCCGGCAGCCGCGTCGATCTGTATGCCGACGTGCTGCCCTGA
- the hisD gene encoding histidinol dehydrogenase, translating to MNILKGPEARRALQRQFSEIPVPESVLERNERLYGERLTPEQVVERILNDVKARGDAALYDWTERLDGYRPQALEVSAEELEAATVAPELLSALELAISRVRAFYRQQPAHGFLEHGPDGALGQLIRPLSRVGVYVPGGLAPLVSTLIHTAIPAQVAGVPEIIVTTPPDKHGNIHPAILVAARLIGVSRVFRLGGAQAIGALAYGTDSVPGVDKIAGPGNLFVVIAKRMVFGQVGIESLPGPTETLVLADDSADPRYVAADLLAQAEHLGAEPVLVSTSRELLVAVQAELNGQLEALPEPNRSWARDSVEARMKIVLADTLEEGLELSNLYAPEHLCLLTRDPWALLGGVQRAGGVFVGESSMEALGDYLAGPSHVMPTGGTARFMSPVNVRDFQNIISVVGVNAATLGRIGPAAALLARTEGLEAHARAIESRFQQSGEGGAGAGTAEG from the coding sequence TCCCGTTCCCGAGAGCGTGCTGGAGCGCAATGAGCGGCTGTACGGCGAACGCCTGACGCCCGAACAGGTCGTCGAGCGCATCCTGAACGACGTGAAGGCCAGGGGTGACGCGGCGCTATACGACTGGACCGAACGCCTCGACGGGTACAGGCCGCAGGCGCTGGAAGTGAGCGCCGAGGAACTGGAGGCCGCCACCGTCGCGCCGGAACTGCTGAGTGCGCTGGAACTGGCGATTTCGCGGGTGCGGGCCTTTTACCGTCAGCAGCCCGCTCACGGCTTTCTGGAACACGGCCCCGACGGAGCGCTGGGACAACTGATTCGCCCGCTGTCACGGGTGGGCGTGTATGTGCCGGGCGGTCTGGCTCCGCTGGTCAGCACACTCATTCACACGGCGATTCCGGCACAGGTGGCGGGCGTGCCCGAGATCATCGTGACCACGCCGCCCGACAAACACGGCAACATTCACCCGGCGATTCTGGTGGCCGCCCGTCTGATCGGGGTGTCGCGGGTGTTCCGGCTGGGCGGCGCACAGGCTATCGGCGCACTCGCCTACGGCACAGACTCGGTGCCGGGCGTGGACAAGATCGCTGGCCCCGGCAACCTGTTCGTGGTGATCGCCAAGCGCATGGTGTTCGGGCAGGTGGGTATTGAGAGCCTGCCCGGCCCGACCGAGACGCTGGTGCTGGCCGACGACAGCGCCGATCCGCGCTACGTGGCCGCCGATCTGCTGGCGCAGGCCGAGCATCTGGGCGCAGAACCCGTGCTGGTGAGCACGTCACGCGAACTGCTGGTGGCGGTTCAGGCCGAGCTGAATGGACAGCTCGAAGCGCTGCCCGAACCCAACCGGAGCTGGGCACGCGACAGCGTGGAGGCCCGCATGAAGATCGTGCTGGCCGACACACTGGAGGAAGGGCTGGAACTGTCGAACCTGTACGCCCCCGAGCACCTGTGCCTGCTGACCCGCGACCCGTGGGCGCTGCTGGGCGGAGTGCAGCGGGCGGGCGGCGTGTTTGTGGGGGAAAGCAGCATGGAAGCGCTGGGCGACTATCTGGCCGGGCCGAGCCACGTCATGCCGACTGGGGGCACCGCCCGCTTCATGTCGCCGGTCAATGTGCGCGACTTCCAGAACATCATCTCGGTGGTGGGCGTGAATGCCGCCACCCTCGGCAGAATCGGCCCGGCGGCAGCGCTGCTGGCCCGCACCGAGGGGCTGGAAGCCCACGCACGGGCGATTGAATCGCGGTTTCAGCAGAGCGGGGAAGGCGGCGCAGGTGCCGGGACAGCAGAGGGGTAG